One Halobellus ruber genomic window carries:
- a CDS encoding universal stress protein, translating to MSTGVFRRILVPVASESDAHATATAVRPILNGDGGTGIFVYVVEKAGGAPDKASVEQQETYAQKLFDGVHTVLEGQGLSYETDVLYGTDIGEAIIEGAHAHQANGIAFTPRGGSRWLKLLTGDVTETLVSSSDLPVIVLPEADSASGTRSPR from the coding sequence ATGAGTACGGGCGTATTCAGGCGCATTCTTGTCCCAGTCGCGTCCGAATCGGACGCGCACGCGACTGCTACCGCGGTTCGGCCAATTCTGAATGGTGACGGGGGTACCGGCATATTCGTGTACGTCGTAGAGAAAGCTGGCGGCGCCCCGGACAAAGCGTCGGTCGAACAGCAGGAAACATACGCTCAGAAGCTGTTCGACGGTGTTCACACCGTGCTTGAGGGGCAAGGTCTCTCGTATGAAACAGACGTTCTATATGGAACTGACATCGGAGAGGCGATCATTGAGGGAGCACACGCTCATCAAGCAAACGGGATTGCGTTCACTCCCCGCGGTGGGAGTCGATGGCTCAAGCTTCTCACGGGGGATGTCACGGAAACGCTTGTTTCCTCAAGCGACCTGCCGGTTATCGTCCTCCCCGAGGCTGACAGTGCTTCCGGGACGAGGTCTCCACGATGA
- a CDS encoding potassium channel family protein, which produces MYLVVVGAGDIGTPLIEIATRDGNEVVVIERDDERAEQAATDYDCLVINDDATVKDTLVDAGTDRADALISTTDQDATNIMVCLLAKELDVPEVVSVVHNPDHMGIFQQIGVNTMENPQRLIAEYLYRAVKRPTIVDYMGVGERAEVFEIDVGPDAVVAGQTLQEAAEAGLIGEDILLVAIERNGEAEPITPHGGTTLHAGDRVTVYSAIGATPDVTDVFGHYENHNGADS; this is translated from the coding sequence ATGTATCTCGTCGTCGTGGGAGCGGGTGATATCGGAACGCCCCTCATCGAGATCGCGACCCGGGACGGGAACGAAGTCGTCGTCATCGAGCGCGACGACGAGCGGGCGGAACAGGCCGCGACGGACTACGACTGCCTCGTCATCAACGACGATGCCACGGTGAAAGACACACTCGTCGACGCTGGGACCGACCGCGCAGACGCCCTCATCTCGACGACCGACCAGGATGCAACCAACATCATGGTCTGTCTGCTAGCCAAAGAACTCGACGTCCCCGAGGTCGTCTCGGTCGTTCACAATCCCGACCACATGGGCATCTTCCAACAAATCGGGGTGAATACCATGGAAAATCCCCAGCGACTCATCGCCGAATACCTCTATCGGGCGGTGAAACGGCCGACAATCGTCGATTACATGGGCGTTGGCGAGCGGGCTGAAGTGTTCGAGATTGATGTCGGCCCAGACGCAGTGGTAGCGGGTCAAACGTTACAGGAGGCCGCCGAAGCTGGCCTCATCGGTGAGGACATCCTGCTCGTTGCGATCGAGCGAAACGGGGAGGCAGAGCCGATAACACCCCATGGCGGAACGACTCTTCACGCGGGCGATCGTGTGACTGTCTACTCGGCTATCGGAGCGACGCCCGACGTAACGGACGTGTTCGGGCACTACGAGAACCACAACGGGGCCGACTCGTAG
- a CDS encoding amino acid permease, which yields MGDEELAKDLGLLSALTIGIGTMIGAGIFVLPGVAASTAGPVVVVSFVIGGSIAMVNALSVSELGTAMPKAGGGYYYVNRALGPLFGSIAGLGDWMGLAFASAFYSIGFGQYLTTLLPIPGVLFLSDIQVGALIAGVVFVGVNYIGAKETGGVQTIIVTILLSILALFAIQGWLSFDFGTLLGDGGLAPLGYGAILPGTALIFVSFLGYAKIATVAEELKDPGRNLPRAVIGSVAVVMIAYAVLVSIMLGVVPWPELSQTAPLTQATRVAFPGGLAGIAVTVVTLGALLATASSANASILASARINFAMGRDRIVTNWLNEIHPSYATPYRSILVTGAMIVVFITLLGQNIEVLAKAASVLHLVVYALMNAALIVFRETDPEYEPAFRVPFYPLTPILGMILSIGLLAFVGQRELLLSAVFVVAALVWYFAYARRRTENQGLLGRHVLNRQEEFPRAVVNAAATVAPDGAGEEPDIPTTMVALSNPRTERALITLAAALARNDGGRLLATHVIQVPDQTSLTAAADQRERLPETSEQLLADAQTDAADLGVPIETRTILSHQGLKEVFDAAHEHDIDRLIMGHRGTRLAGRRAEGPLDELLHEPPCDVLVLDERGFDASEILLPTAGGYSSDLSAEVAKALQATVGANVSVLHVADNPTSGREFLQNWVADHELEEAELLIETGDVETAIENASAGRTLVIVGATERGLLSRVVGGSLNISALDDLDTTVLLAERPHTRSLRQRLLGR from the coding sequence ATGGGTGACGAGGAACTCGCGAAGGACCTCGGGCTGCTCTCGGCGCTGACCATCGGGATCGGAACGATGATCGGTGCCGGTATCTTCGTCTTGCCCGGCGTCGCAGCCAGCACGGCTGGTCCCGTCGTTGTTGTCTCGTTCGTAATCGGCGGGTCGATCGCGATGGTGAATGCACTGTCGGTCTCGGAACTCGGGACCGCGATGCCCAAAGCTGGCGGCGGCTACTACTACGTCAATCGTGCCCTCGGTCCGCTATTCGGGTCGATCGCCGGCCTCGGTGACTGGATGGGGCTGGCGTTCGCGAGTGCGTTCTACAGTATCGGATTCGGCCAGTACCTTACCACACTGCTCCCGATCCCGGGTGTCTTGTTCCTCTCTGATATCCAAGTGGGCGCGCTCATCGCTGGTGTGGTCTTCGTCGGGGTCAATTACATCGGCGCCAAGGAGACCGGCGGCGTTCAGACGATTATCGTGACGATTCTGCTGTCGATCCTCGCGCTGTTCGCGATCCAGGGGTGGCTCTCGTTCGACTTCGGGACGCTGCTCGGCGACGGCGGACTCGCGCCCCTCGGGTATGGAGCGATCCTTCCCGGGACGGCACTAATTTTTGTTTCGTTCCTCGGGTACGCGAAGATCGCGACCGTCGCCGAGGAGCTGAAGGACCCGGGCCGGAATCTCCCGCGAGCCGTCATCGGAAGCGTTGCCGTCGTAATGATCGCCTACGCGGTCCTCGTGAGCATTATGCTTGGTGTGGTGCCATGGCCCGAATTGAGTCAGACCGCACCCCTCACGCAGGCTACTCGGGTCGCGTTCCCCGGTGGGTTAGCCGGCATCGCCGTCACGGTTGTGACACTGGGTGCACTGTTGGCGACAGCCTCGAGCGCGAACGCGTCGATTCTCGCGTCGGCACGCATTAATTTCGCAATGGGTCGCGACCGGATCGTCACCAACTGGCTCAACGAAATTCACCCCTCCTACGCGACGCCGTACCGGTCGATTCTGGTCACGGGTGCGATGATCGTCGTCTTTATTACGCTTCTCGGACAGAACATCGAAGTCCTCGCGAAGGCGGCGAGCGTCCTTCATCTGGTCGTCTACGCGCTGATGAACGCCGCACTCATCGTGTTCCGCGAAACCGATCCTGAATACGAGCCCGCGTTCCGTGTCCCGTTCTATCCACTGACGCCGATCCTGGGAATGATCCTCTCGATCGGGCTGCTGGCGTTCGTCGGCCAACGCGAACTTCTCCTCTCGGCGGTATTCGTCGTCGCAGCACTGGTGTGGTACTTCGCGTATGCACGTCGTCGAACCGAGAACCAAGGGCTCCTCGGCCGACACGTTCTGAACCGGCAAGAGGAGTTTCCCCGAGCCGTGGTCAACGCAGCAGCGACCGTTGCTCCGGACGGCGCCGGTGAAGAACCCGACATCCCGACGACGATGGTTGCGCTCTCCAATCCTCGGACGGAACGCGCGCTTATCACGTTAGCGGCGGCGCTCGCGAGGAACGATGGCGGACGGCTCCTTGCGACTCACGTTATTCAAGTACCAGACCAGACGTCGCTTACAGCCGCCGCTGACCAGCGTGAGCGCCTGCCGGAGACGTCCGAGCAGTTGCTGGCCGACGCCCAAACCGATGCTGCCGATCTCGGAGTCCCAATCGAGACTCGAACGATCCTCTCGCATCAAGGTCTCAAGGAGGTGTTTGACGCGGCCCACGAGCACGACATTGACAGGCTGATTATGGGCCACCGAGGGACGCGCTTGGCCGGACGCCGTGCCGAAGGCCCCCTCGACGAGTTGCTTCACGAACCACCGTGTGACGTGCTCGTTCTCGATGAGCGCGGATTCGATGCAAGTGAAATCCTGTTGCCGACTGCTGGTGGTTACTCTTCAGACCTGTCCGCGGAGGTCGCAAAGGCGCTTCAAGCAACAGTTGGTGCGAACGTCTCGGTGTTGCATGTGGCCGATAATCCGACCTCGGGCCGAGAGTTTCTTCAGAACTGGGTCGCCGATCACGAGTTAGAAGAGGCCGAACTATTGATTGAGACGGGCGACGTGGAAACTGCAATCGAGAACGCATCGGCCGGTCGGACACTGGTCATCGTGGGAGCAACAGAGCGTGGTTTGCTCTCTCGAGTCGTGGGCGGATCGCTGAACATATCCGCCCTTGATGATCTCGATACGACGGTTTTACTCGCCGAACGACCACACACTCGCTCGCTCCGACAGCGTCTGTTAGGTCGATAG
- a CDS encoding Lrp/AsnC family transcriptional regulator: protein MVYGLDDIDRSILYHLSRDARRNSATDIADHVRVSAQTVRNRIKQLEESGVIKGYHPQIDYERADGLLTNLFMCTTSASDRERLARQALQIPGVVNIREIMTGHTDLRITAIGQDTDEISQIARAITDLGIDIEEEDLVRREHVSPYRKFDSDGAQQGPAITDFLSLAGDAELLEITVEEGADIAGKTLEEANANDLLDEDVLVITIERDDVIITPRGKTTVKAGDAVTLLLRGDADAEFGTTFGAGAED, encoded by the coding sequence ATGGTATACGGACTCGACGATATCGACCGATCGATCCTCTATCATCTCTCTCGGGATGCCCGACGTAACTCGGCCACAGATATCGCCGACCACGTCCGGGTATCCGCCCAGACGGTGCGCAATCGAATCAAACAACTCGAGGAGAGCGGTGTGATCAAGGGGTATCACCCACAGATCGATTACGAACGGGCCGACGGTCTGCTTACGAACCTGTTCATGTGTACCACGTCGGCGAGCGACCGCGAACGTTTGGCCCGACAGGCACTCCAGATCCCCGGGGTGGTCAACATCCGTGAGATTATGACCGGACACACCGATCTGCGGATTACAGCTATCGGCCAGGACACGGACGAGATTTCACAGATCGCCCGGGCGATTACTGATCTCGGTATCGACATCGAAGAAGAGGATCTGGTTCGACGTGAACACGTTAGCCCGTACCGGAAATTCGACTCAGATGGCGCACAACAGGGGCCAGCGATCACGGACTTTCTCAGTCTTGCCGGGGACGCGGAGCTGCTCGAAATCACCGTCGAGGAGGGAGCCGACATCGCAGGCAAGACGCTCGAAGAAGCGAACGCCAACGATCTCCTCGATGAGGACGTGCTGGTAATTACGATTGAACGAGACGACGTCATCATCACCCCCCGTGGGAAAACGACGGTCAAGGCTGGCGACGCGGTCACATTACTGCTCCGAGGCGATGCCGATGCAGAGTTTGGAACCACGTTCGGCGCTGGCGCGGAGGACTAA